The following are encoded in a window of Heptranchias perlo isolate sHepPer1 unplaced genomic scaffold, sHepPer1.hap1 HAP1_SCAFFOLD_549, whole genome shotgun sequence genomic DNA:
- the LOC137315435 gene encoding protein SYS1 homolog, giving the protein MAGHFRSYVWDPILIVSQIVLMQCIYYSFLGIWLAVVDSLVQNSRSLDQVFSYEVLGFSTAQGRLSMMAFVLNSLTCALGLWYFIRRGKQCLDFTVTVHIFHFVGCWIYNLHFPTALSWWLVNIVCIALMAVIGEYLCMRTELRAIPVNTGPKSNL; this is encoded by the exons ATGGCCGGGCATTTCCGCAGCTACGTGTGGGACCCCATTCTCATCGTATCTCAGATTGTCTTGATGCAGTGCATCTACTACAGTTTCCTGGGCATTTGGTTGGCTGTGGTGGACAGCCTGGTGCAGAACAGCCGCTCGCTCGATCAAGTGTTTAGTTATGAG GTGCTGGGATTTTCCACAGCTCAGGGGAGGTTGTCGATGATGGCATTTGTCCTCAATTCACTCACCTG TGCGCTTGGATTGTGGTATTTTATCCGAAGAGGGAAGCAGTGTTTGGATTTTACTGTGACCGTCCATATCTTCCACTTTGTAGGCTGCTGGATCTACAACTTGCACTTTCCCACAGCGCTGAGCTGGTGGCTGGTGAACATTGTGTGCATTGCACTGATGGCCGTGATAGGGGAGTATCTATGCATGCGGACAGAGCTGAGGGCCATCCCCGTGAACACTGGGCCCAAATCCAACCTGTGA